A window of the Haloarcula rubripromontorii genome harbors these coding sequences:
- a CDS encoding DUF726 domain-containing protein yields the protein MFQRSIQWSELDGQTRRSFLKASTGAVASVATLGASGSVRGGKYGGDDGEYTAPAGFPLVSTREQFTDNAKLKSEYTETEYETVGDWESSQGGDDSELVIFVHGWSLGETDARNAAYTCQIGLEKNEYDQFTVGFTWDADKGDGIGWNEGVAIAEQNGPKLAQWVIDHNDGGGLPVRIIGHSLGAKVAVEAMASLHERGREDAVTSVTLLGGAIGESVVEVDEAYGEPIEYATTSFNNFHKDDDAVLGIAFSAAEWTEAVGEKGVQSPEDAPENYTDYDVTTTVADHNSYYEPGEGCLPAVVETFQ from the coding sequence ATGTTTCAACGTAGCATACAATGGAGCGAACTGGACGGACAGACGCGACGCAGTTTCCTCAAAGCTTCGACCGGTGCCGTGGCATCGGTGGCAACGCTCGGTGCGAGTGGCTCTGTACGAGGCGGCAAATACGGCGGTGATGACGGAGAATACACGGCTCCAGCGGGGTTTCCACTCGTCTCGACACGCGAGCAGTTCACAGACAACGCGAAACTGAAGTCTGAGTATACCGAAACAGAGTACGAGACTGTCGGGGATTGGGAGTCTAGTCAGGGGGGCGACGATTCGGAACTCGTCATCTTCGTCCACGGCTGGAGTCTCGGGGAGACGGATGCCAGAAACGCCGCCTACACCTGTCAAATCGGGCTTGAAAAGAACGAATACGACCAGTTCACAGTGGGATTTACCTGGGATGCAGACAAGGGCGACGGCATCGGCTGGAACGAGGGTGTCGCCATCGCCGAACAGAACGGTCCGAAACTCGCACAGTGGGTTATCGACCACAACGACGGCGGTGGACTTCCAGTCCGGATAATCGGGCATTCGCTTGGCGCAAAGGTAGCTGTCGAGGCGATGGCATCGCTTCACGAGCGCGGCCGTGAAGATGCCGTCACATCGGTGACGCTACTGGGTGGCGCTATCGGAGAATCCGTCGTTGAGGTCGACGAGGCATACGGTGAGCCAATCGAGTACGCCACCACATCCTTCAACAACTTCCACAAAGACGACGACGCGGTGCTGGGAATTGCATTCAGTGCTGCCGAGTGGACGGAAGCGGTTGGTGAAAAGGGTGTGCAGAGTCCCGAAGATGCTCCCGAGAATTACACCGATTACGATGTCACGACGACTGTTGCCGATCACAATTCCTACTACGAGCCCGGCGAAGGGTGTCTGCCCGCTGTCGTCGAGACGTTTCAGTAG
- a CDS encoding flippase-like domain-containing protein has product MTAVEVSVVLPAYNEADTIEQTVSITLETLASFLPEDAYEVIIAEDGCSDRTPEIATRLANEDSRIRHIHSDERLGRGGALEYAFERADGETLVYFDTDLATDMSHLEELVNAIRIDGYDVATGSRWMPENRADRPAKRGVPSFGYNTLVRTLLRSDLRDHQCGFKAFDRGALETLLPLVQDEHWFWDTELLVKAQRNGYRVQEFPVDWTPKGDSKVDIVRDVFGMGSQILRTFWELSVSPRITREVSLGAGTMLVVIALLLMTQYLDPDRVLAEMAGAAPEIVALSAVVYAVSWPLRGIRYRDILVSMGYRERWRFLTGAVFISQTGNLVFPARAGDAVRAYVIKARRSIPYPSGFASLAVERVFDLLTITLLAGVVMIGLAVTGSAEQLLTALTGDSVGGDAASSGRTAVAVAGGVGLAAIGAVVAIVASARSDRNLVRAVIGRLSSDSYADYVAGIIEGFVGDVQTVAADGPAFARVGAGSLLIWTLDVITALIVFAAFGYSLTPSLVAVGFFAVSVGNLAKVLPLTPGGVGLYEGAFTVIVASLTPVGVAAAIGVAIVDHAVKNIVTIIGGVASMAWLNVSLTTAVEESQSTDAIEPETND; this is encoded by the coding sequence ATGACTGCGGTCGAGGTGAGCGTCGTTCTCCCTGCCTACAACGAGGCAGACACCATCGAGCAGACGGTCTCGATAACGCTCGAGACGCTCGCCTCGTTTCTTCCCGAAGACGCGTACGAGGTGATCATCGCTGAGGACGGCTGTTCGGACCGCACACCCGAAATCGCGACGCGGCTCGCAAACGAGGACAGTCGGATCCGACACATTCACAGCGACGAGCGCCTGGGTCGCGGCGGCGCGTTAGAGTACGCCTTCGAGCGGGCCGACGGCGAGACGCTAGTGTATTTCGATACGGATCTGGCGACGGATATGTCCCATCTCGAAGAACTCGTCAACGCCATCCGCATCGACGGCTACGACGTGGCGACGGGGTCACGGTGGATGCCCGAAAACCGAGCCGACCGACCCGCAAAACGTGGGGTTCCGAGCTTCGGCTACAACACGCTCGTCCGGACGCTCCTCCGGTCTGACCTCAGGGACCACCAGTGTGGGTTCAAGGCCTTCGACCGGGGGGCACTGGAGACGCTATTACCCCTCGTGCAGGACGAGCACTGGTTCTGGGACACAGAACTGCTCGTGAAGGCCCAGCGCAACGGCTACCGGGTACAGGAGTTCCCCGTCGACTGGACGCCGAAGGGGGACTCCAAGGTGGACATCGTCCGGGACGTGTTCGGCATGGGCAGCCAGATACTCCGGACGTTCTGGGAGCTGTCGGTCAGCCCCAGAATCACGCGGGAGGTGTCGCTCGGCGCGGGGACGATGCTTGTCGTCATTGCCCTGCTGTTGATGACGCAGTATCTCGACCCCGACCGGGTTCTTGCGGAGATGGCCGGGGCAGCGCCCGAGATCGTCGCACTAAGCGCCGTCGTCTACGCCGTCTCGTGGCCGCTCCGAGGCATCCGCTACCGGGACATCCTCGTCTCGATGGGGTACCGGGAGCGGTGGCGCTTCCTGACGGGGGCGGTATTCATCAGCCAAACCGGGAATCTCGTGTTCCCGGCGCGAGCCGGTGACGCGGTCCGGGCGTATGTTATCAAGGCCCGCCGTTCGATTCCGTACCCATCGGGGTTCGCGTCGCTGGCCGTCGAGCGGGTGTTCGACCTGCTGACGATAACGTTACTTGCTGGTGTCGTCATGATCGGGCTGGCTGTAACGGGATCGGCCGAACAGTTGCTGACGGCGCTGACGGGCGATAGCGTCGGCGGCGACGCAGCCAGCAGCGGACGGACTGCCGTGGCCGTAGCTGGTGGTGTTGGCCTTGCAGCAATCGGAGCTGTGGTGGCTATTGTCGCCAGTGCGCGGAGCGACCGGAACCTCGTTCGGGCCGTCATCGGGCGACTGAGCAGCGACTCCTACGCCGACTACGTCGCCGGCATCATCGAGGGGTTCGTTGGCGACGTGCAGACAGTCGCTGCCGACGGTCCAGCCTTCGCTCGCGTCGGTGCGGGGAGTCTCCTGATCTGGACGCTCGACGTCATTACCGCGTTGATCGTCTTCGCGGCTTTCGGCTACAGCCTGACGCCGTCACTGGTTGCCGTTGGCTTCTTCGCGGTCAGCGTTGGGAACCTCGCCAAAGTTCTGCCGCTGACGCCCGGCGGGGTCGGTCTGTACGAGGGTGCGTTCACCGTCATCGTCGCGTCGCTGACGCCGGTCGGCGTCGCCGCAGCTATCGGTGTCGCTATCGTCGACCACGCGGTCAAGAACATCGTCACCATCATCGGCGGCGTCGCGTCGATGGCCTGGCTCAACGTCTCCCTGACGACAGCCGTCGAGGAGTCCCAGTCGACGGACGCTATCGAACCGGAAACGAACGATTGA
- a CDS encoding radical SAM protein encodes MTDPETLDVTIVDGYVDEPAHFGVPPYISTYPRYAAGALVDAGVPREQIAYHTIDELREDNAVWRDVEAADLMVYVGGMTVPGKYVGGTPAEPDEVRELAWTAKGTSLMGGPVRFGVGEANEGASETARDDLDFDFLAMADVEAAVFDLVESGLEGFNDRYRDIEEETRWARAGAFVVEQHPNHPDYLICEMETSRGCPYRCSFCTEPMYGNPDFRPPESVVDEVDALSDRGVKHFRLGRQADILAYGGDGEAPNPDALRRLYGGIREVAPDLETLHLDNMNPITVVKWPEKAREGIRIIAEHNTPGDTAAFGLESADPNVMSDNNLNVTADQCFEAVKIVNEVAGWRPGGDKDTAPNFGDDAACRLPKLLPGINLVHGLKGETRETFEHNKRFLQRVYDEGLMLRRVNIRQVMAFEGTDMADTGADIAKDHKQLFKQYKQDVRETIDNPMLQRVAPPGTVLPDVHLEYHQDGKTFGRQLGTYPLLVGIPGERELGSVVDIAVTDHGYRSVTGVPYPLDLNSASMDELTAIPGIGRSTAGDVVVNRPYESVRDIDVASIERFATTQSGEGAD; translated from the coding sequence ATGACTGACCCCGAGACGCTCGACGTGACCATCGTCGACGGCTACGTCGACGAGCCAGCACACTTCGGGGTGCCGCCGTACATCTCGACGTACCCGCGGTACGCCGCCGGCGCCCTCGTCGATGCCGGTGTCCCCCGCGAGCAGATAGCGTATCACACTATCGACGAACTCCGGGAGGACAACGCAGTCTGGCGAGACGTCGAGGCCGCCGACCTCATGGTATACGTCGGCGGCATGACCGTCCCCGGCAAGTACGTCGGCGGGACACCGGCGGAACCTGACGAGGTGCGCGAACTCGCCTGGACGGCCAAGGGGACCTCGCTCATGGGCGGTCCGGTCCGGTTCGGCGTCGGCGAGGCCAACGAGGGCGCAAGCGAGACGGCCCGCGACGATCTCGATTTCGACTTTCTGGCGATGGCCGATGTCGAGGCCGCAGTGTTCGACCTCGTGGAGTCCGGTCTGGAAGGGTTTAACGACCGCTACCGAGATATCGAGGAGGAGACCCGCTGGGCTCGGGCCGGCGCGTTCGTCGTCGAACAGCACCCGAACCACCCGGACTACCTCATCTGCGAGATGGAGACCTCCCGGGGCTGTCCGTACCGATGTTCCTTCTGTACGGAGCCGATGTACGGGAATCCGGACTTCCGGCCGCCCGAGAGCGTCGTCGACGAGGTCGACGCCCTCTCGGACCGCGGTGTGAAGCACTTCCGACTCGGTCGGCAGGCCGACATCCTCGCCTACGGCGGCGACGGCGAAGCGCCCAACCCGGACGCCCTCCGGCGGCTCTACGGCGGTATTCGCGAGGTCGCGCCGGACCTTGAGACCCTACACCTCGACAATATGAATCCCATCACGGTCGTAAAATGGCCCGAGAAAGCCCGCGAGGGGATTCGCATCATCGCCGAGCACAACACGCCCGGCGACACCGCCGCGTTCGGCCTGGAGTCGGCCGACCCGAACGTGATGAGCGACAACAATCTCAACGTCACCGCCGACCAGTGTTTCGAAGCAGTGAAGATTGTCAACGAGGTGGCTGGCTGGCGGCCGGGAGGGGACAAAGACACTGCCCCCAACTTCGGCGACGACGCCGCCTGCCGGCTCCCGAAACTGCTGCCGGGAATCAACCTCGTCCACGGCCTGAAAGGCGAAACGCGGGAGACCTTCGAGCACAACAAGCGGTTCCTCCAGCGGGTCTACGACGAGGGGCTCATGCTCCGGCGGGTGAACATCCGGCAGGTGATGGCCTTCGAAGGGACCGACATGGCCGACACCGGCGCGGACATCGCCAAGGACCACAAGCAGCTGTTCAAGCAGTACAAACAGGACGTCCGGGAGACTATCGATAACCCGATGCTCCAGCGGGTCGCGCCGCCGGGGACGGTACTCCCCGACGTGCATCTGGAGTACCATCAGGACGGCAAGACGTTCGGCCGGCAGTTGGGGACCTATCCGCTGCTCGTGGGCATTCCGGGCGAGCGCGAACTCGGCAGTGTCGTCGATATCGCGGTCACCGACCACGGCTACCGGTCGGTCACCGGCGTCCCATACCCGCTGGATCTCAACAGCGCGTCGATGGACGAACTTACAGCGATTCCCGGTATCGGCCGGAGTACCGCCGGTGACGTGGTAGTAAACAGACCCTACGAGTCGGTTAGGGACATCGACGTCGCGTCCATCGAGCGGTTCGCGACCACCCAGTCTGGAGAAGGCGCTGACTAA
- a CDS encoding DUF4112 domain-containing protein — translation MDTEPAALGRIRTVAHILDESVRIPGTRFRVGLDPILGLLPIAGDVAMALCSLYIVAEAVRLGVPKRTVVRLLANIAVDATVGSVPVVGDLFDAYWKANVRNAELVAAAVAERQ, via the coding sequence ATGGACACGGAACCGGCGGCGCTGGGCCGCATTCGAACCGTCGCCCACATTCTTGACGAGAGCGTCCGCATACCCGGCACCAGGTTTCGAGTCGGTCTCGACCCGATACTCGGCTTGCTCCCGATTGCGGGCGACGTCGCGATGGCGCTGTGTTCGCTGTACATCGTCGCCGAGGCCGTGCGGCTCGGCGTCCCGAAACGAACCGTGGTCCGACTGCTCGCGAACATCGCGGTGGACGCGACGGTCGGGAGCGTTCCGGTGGTCGGTGACCTCTTCGACGCCTACTGGAAGGCCAACGTCAGGAACGCCGAACTGGTCGCCGCCGCGGTTGCAGAGCGACAGTAA
- the arcD gene encoding arginine/ornithine antiporter ArcD, whose protein sequence is MTSLTLEPLTYEDIPSERRPGVLQALVPVLGVVLFLGIGSGYLKLAPHGPLLWSIVLTGAVGKYWLGYSWDDLYEGLADSLLMGLQAILILFIIYGLIATWVSAGTIPGLMYYGLSILTPDVFLPATALLAMVVAFSIGSSWTTAGTLGVAFIGIGSGLGVPTPMTAGAILSGAYAGDKQSPLSDTTNLAAAVTNTDLYDHIRAMRNGTILAFGLSVLLYAALGLRAVGEIPTGRIAEIQGALAGSYDLSVLVLIPLVVTFGLALYGTPALPTLVAGVFAGAFTTIFVQGRSFTAAWTVFLDGTAPETGTALVNDLLASGGISGSAWTIAVVVAALSLGGLLERTGVLAVLAHHLATAVRGQRSLVVGTGISAIFVNAFSAQQYMSIVVPGLTLRNLYDEYGLTSDDLSQAIESAGTPTGALFPWHAGAVYMSAVFGVGTLAYAPYYFFAFLSPLILFATTLFGRRYDGSEQADSVASSAVADD, encoded by the coding sequence GTGACATCACTCACTCTCGAACCGCTAACGTACGAGGACATCCCGTCGGAGCGCCGGCCGGGGGTTCTTCAGGCGCTAGTCCCTGTACTCGGTGTCGTCCTGTTCCTCGGCATCGGGTCGGGATATCTGAAGCTGGCCCCACACGGGCCGCTACTCTGGAGCATCGTACTGACTGGTGCAGTCGGTAAATACTGGCTGGGGTACTCGTGGGACGACCTCTACGAGGGGCTCGCAGACAGTTTGCTGATGGGACTGCAGGCCATTCTCATCCTGTTCATCATCTACGGACTCATCGCGACGTGGGTCAGCGCGGGCACCATTCCCGGGCTGATGTACTACGGTCTCTCAATACTGACGCCGGACGTGTTCCTCCCGGCGACAGCGCTGCTTGCGATGGTCGTCGCGTTTTCCATCGGGTCGTCGTGGACCACAGCCGGCACGCTCGGTGTGGCCTTCATCGGCATCGGCTCCGGTCTCGGTGTTCCGACCCCGATGACTGCTGGTGCCATCCTCTCGGGTGCCTACGCGGGCGACAAGCAGTCACCCCTCTCGGACACGACAAATCTCGCGGCCGCCGTGACGAACACCGACCTCTATGACCACATCCGGGCGATGCGCAACGGGACGATTCTGGCGTTTGGCCTCTCAGTATTGCTCTACGCTGCGCTTGGACTGCGTGCTGTCGGTGAAATCCCGACCGGGCGTATCGCCGAGATACAGGGCGCACTCGCTGGCAGCTACGACCTCTCGGTGCTGGTACTCATCCCGCTCGTTGTCACCTTCGGGCTGGCGCTGTACGGAACCCCGGCGCTCCCGACGCTCGTCGCCGGAGTCTTTGCCGGTGCTTTCACGACCATCTTCGTGCAGGGCCGGTCGTTCACTGCGGCCTGGACCGTCTTTCTCGACGGAACGGCCCCTGAGACGGGGACAGCGCTCGTGAACGATCTGCTGGCCAGCGGTGGTATCTCGGGGTCGGCCTGGACGATTGCCGTCGTCGTTGCGGCCCTCAGTCTCGGTGGCCTCCTCGAACGGACCGGCGTCCTCGCCGTGCTCGCACACCACCTCGCGACCGCTGTCCGCGGCCAGCGCAGCCTGGTCGTCGGGACCGGCATTTCGGCCATCTTCGTCAACGCCTTCTCGGCCCAGCAGTACATGAGCATCGTCGTGCCCGGGCTCACGCTCCGGAACCTCTACGACGAGTACGGCCTGACAAGCGATGACCTCTCGCAGGCTATCGAATCCGCCGGAACCCCGACCGGTGCGCTCTTCCCGTGGCACGCCGGTGCCGTCTACATGTCTGCGGTCTTCGGGGTTGGAACGCTTGCCTACGCCCCGTATTACTTCTTCGCGTTCCTCTCACCGTTGATCCTGTTTGCGACAACGCTGTTCGGGAGACGATACGACGGGTCCGAGCAGGCTGATTCAGTCGCGTCGTCCGCTGTCGCCGACGACTGA
- a CDS encoding ABC transporter ATP-binding protein, which translates to MSDDRGGFEGVRENVDGHPMVNLVGYATSYWLRLFIGILAAFCTRFARLVPPIIVAAAIDRVVLNSGEPGLLTDAGLLPPGEITGEAARIAFLQRLVVIAAIAYLIRSAARFGSRYLLQSSAQKIQRDLRNDTYDHLQHLSLSFFANHQTGGMMSILNSDINRLESFLNTEFRQLIRVVATVGGIAVILYTYSPKLALIALAPVPIIGVASGFFLTWIEPRYRSIRQTVSRLNTRLENNLSGAPVIKAFDRYDFERKRVTDQSQTYHDEKVAALRIRRAFFAGLRLLTGIVFVLILYVAGMDFITNPQGEAALSAGAFTAFFLYIRRLYSPMRRVGKSANKYQLAKSSAERVFGLLGQEPEVTDPEDPYEPDRVDGAVEFDGVTFGYGDEPPVVRDVSLNVPDGATVGLAGATGAGKSTLLKLVPRFHDVDAGAVRVDGVDVREYGLQSLRSEIAIVEQQPYLFSGTVAENIAYGDREVLDAEQSDDEARDTGWETARERVRDAAEAAQAHEFIRDLPEGYDTQIGERGIKLSGGQRQRVAIARALLNDPEIIIFDEATSDVDTETEDRIQESIEQLVADRTAFVIAHRLSTIQDADRIVVMDDGEIVERGSHTDLLAADGDYAALWHAQADDRTVSADD; encoded by the coding sequence ATGTCTGACGACCGGGGCGGCTTCGAAGGCGTCCGTGAGAACGTCGACGGTCACCCGATGGTCAATCTCGTCGGCTACGCCACGTCCTACTGGCTCCGGCTGTTCATCGGTATTCTGGCGGCGTTCTGTACCCGATTCGCCCGCCTCGTGCCGCCGATAATCGTGGCTGCGGCCATCGACCGCGTCGTCCTCAACAGCGGCGAACCGGGACTGCTGACCGACGCCGGGCTGTTGCCGCCCGGCGAAATCACGGGCGAAGCCGCCCGGATCGCCTTCCTCCAGCGACTCGTCGTCATCGCAGCCATCGCGTATCTCATCCGGTCGGCTGCGCGTTTCGGCTCCAGATACCTGCTCCAGTCCAGCGCCCAGAAGATACAGCGGGACCTCCGCAACGACACCTACGACCACCTCCAGCACCTCTCGCTGTCCTTCTTTGCGAACCACCAGACCGGCGGGATGATGTCGATACTCAACAGCGACATCAACCGGCTGGAGTCGTTTCTCAACACGGAGTTCCGCCAGCTAATCCGGGTGGTGGCGACCGTCGGCGGCATCGCCGTTATCCTGTATACCTACTCCCCGAAGCTGGCGCTCATCGCGCTCGCGCCGGTGCCGATTATCGGCGTCGCCAGCGGCTTTTTCCTCACGTGGATCGAGCCACGGTACCGCTCGATTCGCCAGACAGTGTCGCGGCTCAACACCCGGCTGGAGAACAACCTCAGCGGTGCGCCGGTCATCAAAGCGTTCGACCGCTACGACTTCGAGCGCAAGCGGGTGACCGACCAGAGCCAGACGTACCACGACGAGAAAGTCGCCGCCCTGCGAATCCGCCGGGCCTTCTTCGCCGGCCTGCGACTGCTGACCGGCATCGTGTTCGTCCTGATTCTGTACGTCGCTGGGATGGACTTCATCACGAACCCACAGGGTGAGGCGGCGCTGTCGGCGGGGGCCTTCACCGCCTTCTTCCTCTACATCCGCCGGCTGTACTCCCCGATGCGCCGGGTCGGCAAGTCGGCCAACAAGTACCAGCTCGCCAAGTCCAGCGCCGAGCGCGTGTTCGGCCTGCTGGGGCAGGAGCCGGAAGTCACCGACCCCGAAGACCCCTACGAGCCCGACCGCGTCGACGGGGCCGTGGAATTCGACGGCGTGACCTTCGGCTACGGCGACGAGCCGCCGGTCGTCCGGGACGTGTCGCTAAACGTGCCCGACGGTGCGACCGTCGGGCTGGCCGGTGCCACCGGGGCCGGAAAATCGACGCTGCTGAAACTGGTACCGCGATTCCACGACGTGGACGCCGGCGCGGTCCGAGTGGACGGCGTCGACGTACGCGAATACGGCCTCCAGAGCCTCAGGAGCGAAATCGCAATCGTCGAACAGCAGCCGTACCTGTTCTCGGGGACCGTCGCTGAGAACATCGCCTACGGCGACCGCGAGGTGCTGGACGCCGAGCAGTCGGACGACGAAGCGCGGGATACCGGATGGGAAACGGCACGCGAGCGGGTCCGTGACGCAGCGGAGGCCGCCCAGGCCCACGAGTTTATCCGGGACCTGCCTGAGGGGTACGACACGCAAATCGGCGAGCGCGGAATCAAGCTTTCGGGCGGCCAGCGCCAGCGGGTCGCCATCGCCCGTGCCCTGCTGAACGACCCCGAAATCATCATCTTCGACGAGGCGACCAGCGACGTAGACACGGAGACGGAGGACCGCATTCAGGAGAGTATCGAACAGTTGGTCGCGGACCGCACCGCCTTCGTCATCGCTCACCGCCTCTCGACGATTCAGGACGCGGACCGCATCGTCGTGATGGACGACGGCGAAATCGTCGAACGCGGTAGCCACACCGACCTGCTCGCGGCCGACGGCGATTACGCCGCTCTCTGGCACGCCCAGGCCGACGACCGAACGGTCAGCGCCGACGACTGA
- a CDS encoding DUF429 domain-containing protein has protein sequence MSERVLGADFSGAAAAGDALWVTEAIPTDEGLEIQRCYRGTDEWGRDREAAHAGLVDRITDDDVSTVGLDFPFSLPQALLDAQCGGTWSGFVDWLASGSGPTDPGSLSEACRHTAEMATGSRDLRRETDFRRGALCPYTNRTRSMTFYGVRDVLGKLRADDDTAVVPMQGWDADTLVAEVYPAATFGWLGCYREGYKNVDDPRQRREANVAAVEACSVTVDDHRDTYLGNHDALDSLAAVVSAGRLADGARPPAAGPQSEGCIYV, from the coding sequence ATGAGTGAACGCGTCCTCGGGGCGGATTTCAGCGGCGCAGCGGCCGCTGGCGACGCGCTCTGGGTCACTGAGGCGATACCGACGGACGAGGGGCTCGAAATTCAACGGTGCTACCGCGGAACCGACGAGTGGGGTCGTGACCGTGAAGCGGCCCACGCCGGCCTCGTCGACCGCATTACCGACGACGATGTGAGCACGGTCGGGCTGGATTTCCCGTTCAGTCTACCACAGGCGCTACTTGACGCGCAGTGTGGCGGGACCTGGTCCGGTTTCGTAGACTGGCTCGCGAGCGGGAGCGGCCCGACCGACCCGGGGTCGCTCTCCGAGGCCTGCCGACACACCGCCGAGATGGCGACCGGGAGCCGTGACCTGCGCCGGGAGACTGATTTCCGACGCGGCGCACTGTGTCCGTACACGAACCGGACGCGCAGCATGACCTTCTACGGCGTCCGGGACGTGCTGGGGAAACTGCGAGCCGACGACGACACGGCCGTCGTGCCGATGCAGGGCTGGGACGCCGACACGCTTGTCGCCGAGGTGTACCCCGCTGCGACCTTTGGCTGGCTTGGCTGTTACCGTGAGGGATACAAGAACGTCGACGACCCCCGGCAGCGCCGGGAGGCAAACGTCGCGGCGGTCGAAGCCTGTAGCGTCACCGTCGATGACCACCGCGACACCTACCTCGGGAACCACGACGCGCTGGACTCGCTCGCCGCTGTCGTCTCGGCGGGTCGGCTGGCTGACGGTGCCAGACCGCCCGCAGCAGGCCCACAGAGCGAAGGCTGTATCTACGTCTGA
- a CDS encoding DUF7559 family protein, translating into MPATMEVVCTDDSCELDMFEMHYTYDMPDDVELAAFSCPYCGGTDCLDEVEL; encoded by the coding sequence ATGCCAGCCACTATGGAGGTCGTCTGCACGGACGACAGCTGCGAACTCGACATGTTCGAGATGCACTACACGTACGACATGCCGGACGATGTCGAACTCGCGGCGTTCTCCTGCCCGTACTGTGGCGGGACGGACTGTCTCGACGAAGTGGAACTATGA
- a CDS encoding Hsp20/alpha crystallin family protein has product MMRDIGSSISDAIFENIGRAAGRVQENKPLASDLLESDDAYLVVFDAPGTTASDIQVRYVDDRVEVRIDRFRDFYEGFEMRYPGRGLALDGSVTLPSDAAVDPETAQATLKSNGTLHVRVPKAEADHDEDEATDVGVATDDSESHEGADAEADTDTADVEDVTESADESEDDDA; this is encoded by the coding sequence ATGATGCGGGACATCGGCTCCTCTATCAGCGACGCGATATTCGAGAACATCGGTCGGGCCGCCGGTCGGGTGCAGGAGAACAAGCCGCTGGCCTCGGACCTGCTGGAGTCGGACGACGCCTATCTCGTCGTCTTTGACGCGCCCGGCACGACCGCGTCGGACATTCAGGTCCGGTACGTCGACGACCGCGTGGAGGTCCGTATCGACCGCTTCCGTGACTTCTACGAGGGCTTCGAGATGCGCTATCCCGGGCGCGGGCTCGCACTCGACGGGAGCGTCACGCTGCCGAGCGATGCCGCCGTCGACCCGGAGACGGCCCAGGCCACGCTCAAGAGCAACGGCACGCTCCACGTCCGCGTTCCGAAGGCCGAGGCGGACCACGATGAGGACGAGGCAACGGATGTCGGCGTTGCAACCGACGACAGCGAGAGCCACGAGGGGGCCGACGCGGAGGCAGACACCGACACGGCCGATGTCGAAGACGTGACCGAATCAGCCGACGAGAGCGAAGACGACGACGCCTGA